The region ATATGACTACCCCCGAGTACGATGCTGCCTGCGGCATGTGCCACCCTGGCGGCGGTCCTATGGAGAGGGACCGGGAGGGGAATTTCCTTCACGAGAAGTCCCTGTCGGAGATAGAGGCCGCCCTCAGTAACGGTGAGGTTCTCGGTGATTACACGGTTTGGAGTCCGAAGGAGAAGCGGTTCGTTCCTTTTGTCTGGACCATTTCCGCCGGAAACGAGACTGTAAATAACACCCTTGCTCCCAACTGTTTTATGTGCCATTCGAGCGTTATCGGCTCTCAGAACCCCTACGCTCCCTCTTCTACGTTTAATATGCCCCTGCTCTCTTACAGGTTGGCGACTTTTAAGCTGCGTTACTTTTCAGGTGCCGGAACTCTCTCTTCGGGAATTGCAACCCTGAACCCCGATAACACCTTTAACTACAACCTTGCCTTTGACGCCGATAACGCCACTGCCGGGTTACAGGTTGACGGTAGTTTTATAGTTCACTCCAACGATATGCACTGTAGTCAGTGTCACGGCGGCGGCTGGGACGACTTCGACGGTGACGGCAGGATAACCAAGCTGGATTTCCTCCTTCAGGTTAAGGACCTGCGCTACCTTCAGCCGGACGGTTTAAAGGAGGCTAAAGTTTGGTTCTTTAACGAGACCATTACCGACGGGAACTACGTCTCCTCTAAGGTAGACGGCTCTCTCATTCCGGTGCCCAGGAACGTTGACGTTCACAGGTGGGCAAGGTACGTAGGAGATGGCAACGTTAAAGGGTGTGTAGATTGCCACGCCCCTGTTAAGCACGACTATATAGGAACCGGTTACTTCCCCGATGTCCCCTCGCTCATTCCGTCCCACGATTTTGCAAAGGGTAACGCCGGTCCGGCGTTTACGGTAAGGTGGCACCAGCTTGCAGGTAGCGCTTCCTGCGAGAGTTGTCATGAGAACCCGGTTGGGCTTCACTCGAGAGCTTTCGGCCCGGCAGCAGCCGAGCACCTGGAGAAGGTAGCCTGCACAACTTGCCACATTCCTAAGAAGTACTTCTTTGAGGCTAAGCTGATGGACTGGACGTTACCTATGTTTGTGGTGTCCGGTGACAGTAACGGCTACACCTTCCTCGGCCTTACTAAGAACGTTTACGTGGGCGGCGACTCCGTTAACGGAACACCGGTTGACGTTGCCCTCTTCCCGATTAGGGACTTTTCAACGGGTGAGGTGGTTTGGAAGTTAAGTGCTGCCAATGCCATGGGGGTTCTGTTCTTTGCCGATAATTCGGAAGGGACCTTTAGGCCGGTGATTCCCCGTTACTTGGCTAAGGTTTTCGGCCTCAGTTACGACCTGCCGACCCGCTACATTATTGAGGAGGTGGACTCGAGCGGTAAACCGGTTAGGGTCGGTAGTTTCGGTCACCTGGTTCTGAAGGTGAAGAGCGGGGTTATATCCCAGGATTCAGACCTTGCTGCTGGCGGTTGGAGGCTTATTAACGCCCTCCCCAACTTTATAGACGTTGACCAGGACGGAGCCTTTACTCCCGGCGTTGATGTTCAGATAACCGACGATACCGGCCTTGACGGCTCTCCCGACGGAGTTCCCGAGGTTAACACCCAACGGGAGGTGAGCGCGGCCCTTTCTACGGTGAAAAAGGTTGTTTCCGGTGCCGTTGGGCGGGATGTGGAGGTGAAGCTCATTGCAACGGCTATTCCTTTCGGGGTTTCTCATAACGTAAGACCTGCTCCGGAGGCTTTGAGGTGTGACGACTGCCACGGCGGTAGGGAGAGTGAGCTTCAAGGGGCCGTTTTCACGAGGAAGGTAAACCTCTACTTCCCGTTTGACCCTGCGGTTGAGAACTCTACCGCTTTCGTGCCGAAGGTTCAGCGGACGCTTACCGAGTATGCCTTTGCAGATTGGACCAGGAGAGAGATTGAGTCTATGGGCTTTCCTGCTGCCATCCTCGACTACTCTACGGTTAAGGTAGAGGTAGACGGTGAAGTTATTGCCACCCGTGCTCAAACCGAGGAAGCCGCTTCTGCTTTAGGGGTTTCGGCCGGTGATTTAATAGCCGCGGTTGCGGTTGCTCCCTCCGATAACCCGTTTAAGGTGCTCTTTGAGATTAAGGAGCCTCTATCCGATTACGGTGTTAAGGTGGTTAACGGCACGGTTACTTCGAAGGTTGTTAGCGGTAACCGTCTTGAGGTTCAGGTTGCTCCCGCTTCCGGTAGAAGTGTTGTGGTTGGTCTTGTTAAGGAGGTGGCCGGTTCCGGCTCCTCGGCAGGGGTTAGCTCCGGAGGTGGGGGGTGCTCTTTCTCCCCGTCTGGGCCGGCAGGTCTCCTCTCCTACCTCCCGGCGGCTGTTGCCCTTGCCCTACTCAGGAGGAGACGCCGTTTAAGCGGCTAACCACTCCCTCTTCGATTTCTCTTCTTTAAGGGGGCTCTTGCCCCCTTTTTTTATTTGTAGGGCGCTGGTAGAATTTGGCTTCACCGGAGGTTGAGATGGTGCCGATGCTTGCTCCTTCCATACTGTCTGCGGATTTTGCCCGCCTGGCCCAGGAGGTTTCGGCCGTAGAGAGGGCCGGAGCAGACCTCCTGCACGTTGATGTTATGGACGGCCGTTTTGTCCCCAATATCACCGTTGGTATTCCCGTTGTTGAGTCTCTGAGGCAGGTAACGGAGCTTCCTTTAGACGTTCACCTGATGATTGTTGAGCCCGAGCGGTATATTCCTGCCTTTGTAAAGGCCGGGGCCGACTGGGTGTCGTTTCACTTTGAGGCGGCCGTTCACCACCACCGTATAGTTGAGCAGATAAAGGAGCTGGGAGCCAAGGCGGGGATTGTTATAAACCCTTCTACTCCCGTTGACTTCCTGGTGGAGATACTGCCCTTTCTCGATTTTGTTCTGGTTATGTCGGTTAACCCGGGCTTTGGCGGGCAGAAGTTTATACCCACTTCCCTTGGGAAGATTCGCAGGTTAAGGGAGCTGGCAGTTGAGCTGAACCCTTCGCTTGTTATTGAGGTTGACGGAGGGGTGAAGCTATCGAACGTGGAAGATGTTTTGAAAGCGGGTGCCGACGTTGTTGTGGCCGGCTCGGCCGTGTTTAAGGGAAACCCGGCAGAGAACGTTGCAGCCTTTAAAGAGAAGTTAAACCGATTTGGGGAGAGGTGATATGAAGCAGGTTAAGCTGATGACCGGAACCGCCAATCCCGAGCTTGCAAGGAAGGTGGCCGCAAACTTGGGAGTTCCGCTTGCAGACGTTACTGTTGGCCGTTTCAGCGACGGAGAGATTCAAGTGGTTGTCAACGAAAGCGTAAGGGACTGTGATGTCTTTATCGTTCAGTCCCTGTGCAGGCCGGCAAACGACAACATAATGGAGCTTCTCCTCCTTGCAGACGCCCTTAAGAGGGCTTCTGCCGGACGGATTACCGCCGTTATTCCCTACTACGCTTACGGCCGTCAGGACAGGAAGGTTAATCCGAGGGACCCCATTAGTGCCAAGGTTCTTGCCGATATAATTACCACCGCCGGCGTTAACCACGTTGTTGTTGTAGACCTTCACGCTAAGCAGGTTGAGGGCTTCTTCGACATCCCGGTTGACCACCTGGAGGCCCGTCCGGTTCTGACCGACTACTTCCTAAGGATGGGAATGGGGGGCGAGGATACCGTTGTGGTTTCCCCGGATATCGGCGGCGTTGCAAGGGCCAGGAACTTTGCAAAGGTTCTGGGCTCTCCGATAGCGATAATAGACAAGAGGCGTCCGCGTCCGAACGTTTCAGAGGTTATGAACATTATCGGAGAGGTGAAGGGGAAGCGGGCCATCATCATAGACGACATCATAGACACTGCGGGAACTATAGTAAACGCATCGAGGGCCATTAAGGAAGCCGGAGCTGTTGAGGTTTATACGGCCTGCACTCACCCTGTATTCTCCGGGCCGGCTGTTGAGAGGCTCTCAACGGCCGTTAAGGAGGGGGTTATTAAGGAGGTTGTTGTTACCGATACTATTCCCCTTCAGCAGGAGTTCGAGGGCGTTAAGGTGCTTTCGATATCTGCAATGCTTGCAGAGGCCATCAGGCGTATCCACTACGGGGATTCAATCAGTCAGATGTTCAGGTTCTGAGCTTGAAGGTGAGGGGAAGCTCCCCCTCGCCTTTTATCTTTAGAATTAGCTTGATTAACCCTCCTCTTGCAACGTTAACCTCTTTCCAGCCGTCTGTAGAGGGTGCCAGTAGGTCGATTGAAGAGACCTTCCCGCTTATGAATGAATCCTTCCAGGGCGTTGCCGTAAGTGCGTTTATCGGCCTTTCACTCCTTACGAGGAAAAGGGGTTTTTCCTCCTTTTTTAGAATCCAGAGCTTCACCTGGCAGACTCCCTTGAAGAAGTAGCAGTTCTCGGTGTAGTAGGTTATCTGGGTCACGTTGCCGTCCAGGTCTCTGCGGGCCGTTAGCGGTCCGTATGCTCCGTTGACCGACTCTAAATCTTTCAACAGCAGGTAAAAGAGGGGAGTTATCGTGTTTGAAGCCTTTGAGGTTTCAACGGCCGCTTTCCCTCCCCTTTCCACGAAGTTGAAAAACTGGTAGGCCACCGTGAGAACTATACCGGCAAGGGCAACCGCTATCAGGAGCTCAAGGAGCGTAAAGCCACCCTTAGCGGGCTTCGTAGACCTCAACCAGCTTCCCCCAGTTAGGTGTTCTGGCCTCTACTCTCACAACCCTTATGCCCATAATCTCCTGGAAGTCCTGTTTCAGCTCTACTGTGCAACCGAGGACCTCTACCTTTTTGTTCTGGCAAGAGCGGTTCAGGTAAACGGCCTCGTTTATGCAGTTGTGGGCGGCAACGGCGGATACTGCCGTTTTAAACTGCTGGTCTGCCGTTGAAACTGCCGAAGTTGTTAGTAGAATAAAAGCACCGAAGGCCATACCCACTATGGCTGTGGCTATCAGAACCTCGAGTAGCGTGAAGCCGTACCTCATGAAACCGATTATAACGCCGGGAGGTAGCAGTGGGAAGGAGAATCAGACTCGGAGTTAACATAGACCACGTTGCCACCGTAAGGAACGCAAGGAGGACTTTTGAACCCGACCCTGTTCACGCCGCCGTTATTGCCGACCTTGCAGGGGCCGACCAGATAACCCTTCACGTAAGGGAGGACCGCAGGCACGTTAACGAGAGGGACCTGAAGCTCATAAAGGAGCTCATCCACTCAAGAGTAAACCTTGAGATGGCCGTCACCGAGGAGATGCTTCAGATAGCCACTTCGGTTAGGCCCCACCAGGTTACCCTCGTTCCCGAGAGGAGGGAGGAGGTAACCACGGAAGGGGGGCTCGACGTTAAGGGGCAGCTGGAGCGGGTTCGTGCGGCCGTTGAACGTTTGAAAGGGGCTGGTATAGTTGTAAACCTCTTTATAGACCCGGAAGAGGAGCAGGTAAGGGCTGCCGCCGAGGTGGGAGCCAATGCGGTTGAGCTTCACACCGGCCGTTACGCCGAGGCCTTTGCGGCCGGTAATGAGGGAGAGGTTCAGGAGGAGCTTGAGAGGCTGAAAAGGGCTGCCAAGCTTGCCAAGGAGCTCGGCCTCAGGGTTTACGCCGGTCACGGCCTTACCTACAAAAACGTAAAGCCTATAGCGGAAATTCCCGAAATAGAGGAGCTGAACATCGGCCACTCCATTGTTGCCAACGCCGTTTTACTCGGCCTTAAAGAGGCTGTTGAGAAGATGATAAAGCTCATAAACGGTTAGCCGTGCTTGTTGCTATCGGAATAGATATAGTTTCGGTTGCCCGTTTCGAGGGGCTGCTCTCAAGGTACGGAGAGAGGTTGCTGAAGAGGCTCTTTCCCGAAGGGGTTGAGTATTGCCTGAAGAAAAGGCCCGGGGAGCTTGCAGGCTGTTTGGCCGCCCGGTTTGCCTTAAAGGAGGCGGCCGTTAAGGCCTACTCCCAGGCGGGGGTTGCCGTGGGGCTTTCGGCAGTTAGGGTTATCGGCGGAGGTAGGGAAATTAGGCTCTCGGTGGAAGGGGCGCCGGCTCACCTCAGGCCGGTTTTCTCCATATCCCACGAGCGGGAGTTCGCAGTAGCGGTTGTTAACCTGGTAGAGCTCCGCCGATGTTGAAGAGGCTCTTTGCCACCCATTGGGCGGTTACGGTGTCCATGGTGTTTATGTGCTCTACTATCCAGGGCTTAAAGGTGCTTTCAAAGTAGTTGAGGGCGGCCTTTCTGTCCTTTGTTTTCAGCCAGCGGTTGAACACCTCTTTAAGCTCCTGCCGGACTCTGTTGTGCTCTCCGTGGTGGCAGTCGAAGGCGAAGAAGTAGGTGAGCTTCATAAGCTCTTCTTCGTAGGAGAAGTGGTTCTCAACGTCCTCTATGAACTCTCTGAAGAGCTTCTCAACCTCTGAGTCGTCGGCCTCCCCTCCCAGAGCGCTGTAGAGGCGGTTTAAAATTCCCAGCTCCCTTAGGTGGACGGCGTTCATCCCCTCGTAGGCGGTAAGAGGAAGGTCTTTCGGCTCTATGAGCGCTCCCATCGGTCACCTCTCAATAACTTTAACTTCAATTTAAACTGCTTCCCCTTACCCCTGTAATGAGGGAAATCAAAAAAGCCCCCTTAATCAAGGGGGCTTTCGGTGGCTTTAAGGGTATGGGTGAACTTAAAGGTGCTTCTGTATGTACTCTATTGCGTCTCCTACGGTCTGTATCTTCTCGGCCTCTTCATCGGGAATCTCAATGCCGAACTCCTCTTCCAGTGCCATAACGAGCTCTACAGTGTCGAGGGAGTCGGCACCGAGGTCCTCAACGAAAGAAGCCTCGGGTGTAACCTCTTCGGGGTCAACACCGAGTCTATCGGCCACAATCTCTTTAACTTTCTGCTCGATGTTTTCCATGGCTCTACCTCCCAGGTTATTTAATGGCGCTTCGTATTATAAGCTAACCCTTAGAAAAGTCCACCGTTTACGTGGAGAGTGGTTCCCGTTATGTATGAGGCCATGTCCGAAGCCAAGAAGAGGCAGGCGTCTGCAACCTCCCTGGGCTCCCCTTCCCTTCTAAGGGGAATGGACTTCAGCAGCTCCGCCTTTATCTTCTCCGGAATCGCCTTTGTCATGTCGGTTGTTATGTAGCCAGGGGCCACCGCGTTTACCCTTATTCCCCTGCCTCCCAGCTCTTTTGCCAGCGACTTCGTAAAGCCTATAAGGGCCGACTTCGTGGCCGAGTAGTTTACCTGCCCCACGTTTCCTGTAAAGCCCACAACCGATGAGATGTTTATTATCACCCCTTTACGCTTTTTCACCATAGAGGGGACAACCGCCCTTGTAACGTTGTAAACGCCGGTGAGGTTTGTGTTTATAACGGCATCCCAGTCTTCGTCTTTCATCCTTATGAAGAGGGAGTCGCGGGTTATGCCTGCGTTGTTTACGAGGACGTCTATCTGCCCCTCCTTCTCGAGGATGTCGAAGATAACTTCTTTAACCTCTTCCCTGTTGAAAACGTCCATCTTAACGCCTACGGCCCCGATTTCCCGGGCTACCGCCTCGGCCCTTTCTTGGTTTGTTCCGGTTATGTACACCTTGGCTCCAACCTCTACGAAGCGCTCGGCGATTGCCCTTCCTATCCCTCTTGTTCCTCCGGTAACCAGGACAACTGCCCCTTTAAGCTCTTCGAACATCGGCTCCTCCTTTTTGATTTAATTATCTCACTTGGCTGCGTCAAGGCCAAAGCTGCCCATAACCGAAAAGAGGGAGACCAGCACAACCGCCCTCAGGAACCACTCTTTGGAGTCCACTATCGCCGGGTAGACGCCGAGTATGAGCAGCGCCAGTGCCGATACGGTAAACGAAACGGCCAGAATCGTTATGAGCCGCAGGGGAACGAACCCTCCTACGTTTTGAACCTTCCAGTTCCCGATTTTCCCGTACTTAATTACGAAGTAAAGGCCCACCACTATCAGCACTACGAGCAGTAGTGCGTGGAGGTTGCTCATCTTTTGGGAGAGCTCCCACACGTCGGAGTTGGCCGCAAACGGAAAGGCCATGAGGGTGGCTCCCGCTATCTCCTGGATGAAGTCGCTGAACTTGAACCCTTCCTGCAGCTTGAACCGGCTGTTTATCTCTTTAAGCTGCTCTTCTATGTTGTGGAGTTCTCGCTCTATCTCCTCTATTTTCTTCTCTTCCAAGGGTGCTCCGTTTGTTAGAATTCTGCTATGTTTCGGGCGATAGCAATTTTATTCCCTCTGTTTCTCTTTTCCACAGTTTTGGCCTCTGAGTGTCCGTCCCTCTATAGGGTACAGGCGGTTTTAGCTTCTTCCGGTTACCCCTTTATAGTTAAGGGGGTTGAACCGGTTAACGGAACTTCCCTGTGTAGGGTCTTTACAGTTTCGGGAGAGGAGCTCCTGGTAACTTCCAACTTGAGGTTCGTTGTTGAGGGGAAGCTCAAGCCTCTAAAACCGCTAAGGCTCTCGGAGAGGGAGCTGGAAATCTTGAGGTCTGAGATTCTCTTCTCTGTTGGGAAGGGGCCCGAGCTTCTCCTCCTTACAAACCCCTTGTGTAGCGCGTGTCGCAGCCACAGGGCACTGCTGGATGAGCTTGCCGCCCGTTTCAGGGTTGAGTTTGTTCCGGTAGGGTTTGAGGGAAGGGAGTTTGAGGCTGCGGTTTCCGCCTACTGTTTGGGGCTTAAGCCTTCCCAGTTCTTCCGGTTTAACGGTCCGTTTAAGGTGTGTAACCTCGGGAAGCTGAAGGTTTGGAGCGTTCAGGCAGTTTTGAAGCGCCACGGGCTCTTCGGGACTCCGGTGGCCGTTGACTCTGCCGGCAGGGTCTACGTAGGTGCCGACGAGATAGCAGGGCTTGTTAAAGGAAGAGCTTCTTTACCTTCTCAATCTCCATAGGTTTACCTATGAAGTTCCCCTGGGAGTAGTCAACTTTGAGCTCCTTTACTTTCCTTAGTAGCTCCTCTGAGGAGACGAACTCAGCAACGGTTTTCACTTTTAGTTCCTGGGCAAGTGAGACTATAGCCTCGCACAGGACTTGAGCTTCTTTGTCTTTGAGGAGCCTGCTTATTATGGAGCCGTCTATTTTCAGGTAGTCGACCTGAAGCTCTATGAGGTGTTTCAGGTTGGAAAAGCCCGCCCCGAAGTCGTCTACCGCTATGGAGCAGCCGAGCTTTTTCACCTTTTTTATGAACTCCCTTACCTGTTGGTAGCTCTCTATGCTGTAGCTCTCGAGTATTTCAAAGGTTACCCTGTGGGGGTTGGGAAACCGGCTCAGGGTTTCGGTTATGGTGGCTTTCGTCTCCTTAGAGGTGATGTCGGGGTAGCCCAAGTTTATGCTTACCCCGAAGGGTAGCTCTCTGAAGTCTGCAAGGGCTCTGGTTATCACCTGCCGGCTCAGCTCGTGGTAGAGCTTCGCCCTCACCGCTATCGGGAGGAACTCGTTTGGCCTTAAAATTTCTCCGTTTTTCGTTTTTATTCTGACGAGGGCCTCGAACCTCTCGACTCTGTCGGTTGAGTTGTTGAGTATGGGCTGGTAAAGGAGCAGTATCCGGTTCTCCTTGAGGGCCGACTGAAGCTCTTTCAGTAGTTCCAGGTTGCGGCGATAGGTCTGTTTGGGAAGCTCCGACTCTTTCAGGATGACAACTTTCCTGTTCTGCTCCCTCGCCTCGTTCAGCGCCACTTCCGCGTGGTTTATGAGCTTTTCGCTCCCCTCCCTGCCTATGCAGACTCCGGCTGTTAGGGATACCGATACCTCAAGGCCGTTACAGTGGAAGGGTTTCGCCTCTATTGAACCGAGCGCTTCCCTCAGCCGCTTTTCAGAGAACTCCTCCCCTTCCAGCATCAGGGCGAAGTCGTCGGAGTAGAGCCGGTAAACCCTGCCCGGGAAGAGGGAGCTTAGCCTGTAGGCCAGCTCTTTCAGTATTTCGTCTCCGCACTTTTCACCGTATATCTCGTTTATGAAGCGGAAGTTTGTAACGTCTATCAGGCATATTACCGGTTTCCGGAGCTTTTTAACCTCCTCTACCAGCTTCTCCCTGTTGGGAAGGTTGGTAAGGGTGTCGTAGTAGAGGAGCTTTTTCAGCCTGTTCTGGGTTCTCCTTAACTCCCTTACCGTTTCGTTCACCCTGTTAACGGCAAAGTTCAGGGCCTTTGCAACCTCTCC is a window of Thermovibrio ammonificans HB-1 DNA encoding:
- the rpe gene encoding ribulose-phosphate 3-epimerase, with product MVPMLAPSILSADFARLAQEVSAVERAGADLLHVDVMDGRFVPNITVGIPVVESLRQVTELPLDVHLMIVEPERYIPAFVKAGADWVSFHFEAAVHHHRIVEQIKELGAKAGIVINPSTPVDFLVEILPFLDFVLVMSVNPGFGGQKFIPTSLGKIRRLRELAVELNPSLVIEVDGGVKLSNVEDVLKAGADVVVAGSAVFKGNPAENVAAFKEKLNRFGER
- a CDS encoding ribose-phosphate diphosphokinase, with the translated sequence MKQVKLMTGTANPELARKVAANLGVPLADVTVGRFSDGEIQVVVNESVRDCDVFIVQSLCRPANDNIMELLLLADALKRASAGRITAVIPYYAYGRQDRKVNPRDPISAKVLADIITTAGVNHVVVVDLHAKQVEGFFDIPVDHLEARPVLTDYFLRMGMGGEDTVVVSPDIGGVARARNFAKVLGSPIAIIDKRRPRPNVSEVMNIIGEVKGKRAIIIDDIIDTAGTIVNASRAIKEAGAVEVYTACTHPVFSGPAVERLSTAVKEGVIKEVVVTDTIPLQQEFEGVKVLSISAMLAEAIRRIHYGDSISQMFRF
- a CDS encoding PulJ/GspJ family protein; this translates as MRSTKPAKGGFTLLELLIAVALAGIVLTVAYQFFNFVERGGKAAVETSKASNTITPLFYLLLKDLESVNGAYGPLTARRDLDGNVTQITYYTENCYFFKGVCQVKLWILKKEEKPLFLVRSERPINALTATPWKDSFISGKVSSIDLLAPSTDGWKEVNVARGGLIKLILKIKGEGELPLTFKLRT
- a CDS encoding type IV pilus modification PilV family protein, producing MRYGFTLLEVLIATAIVGMAFGAFILLTTSAVSTADQQFKTAVSAVAAHNCINEAVYLNRSCQNKKVEVLGCTVELKQDFQEIMGIRVVRVEARTPNWGKLVEVYEAR
- a CDS encoding pyridoxine 5'-phosphate synthase; its protein translation is MGRRIRLGVNIDHVATVRNARRTFEPDPVHAAVIADLAGADQITLHVREDRRHVNERDLKLIKELIHSRVNLEMAVTEEMLQIATSVRPHQVTLVPERREEVTTEGGLDVKGQLERVRAAVERLKGAGIVVNLFIDPEEEQVRAAAEVGANAVELHTGRYAEAFAAGNEGEVQEELERLKRAAKLAKELGLRVYAGHGLTYKNVKPIAEIPEIEELNIGHSIVANAVLLGLKEAVEKMIKLING
- a CDS encoding holo-ACP synthase — protein: MLVAIGIDIVSVARFEGLLSRYGERLLKRLFPEGVEYCLKKRPGELAGCLAARFALKEAAVKAYSQAGVAVGLSAVRVIGGGREIRLSVEGAPAHLRPVFSISHEREFAVAVVNLVELRRC
- a CDS encoding bacteriohemerythrin; translated protein: MGALIEPKDLPLTAYEGMNAVHLRELGILNRLYSALGGEADDSEVEKLFREFIEDVENHFSYEEELMKLTYFFAFDCHHGEHNRVRQELKEVFNRWLKTKDRKAALNYFESTFKPWIVEHINTMDTVTAQWVAKSLFNIGGALPG
- the acpP gene encoding acyl carrier protein produces the protein MENIEQKVKEIVADRLGVDPEEVTPEASFVEDLGADSLDTVELVMALEEEFGIEIPDEEAEKIQTVGDAIEYIQKHL
- the fabG gene encoding 3-oxoacyl-[acyl-carrier-protein] reductase produces the protein MFEELKGAVVLVTGGTRGIGRAIAERFVEVGAKVYITGTNQERAEAVAREIGAVGVKMDVFNREEVKEVIFDILEKEGQIDVLVNNAGITRDSLFIRMKDEDWDAVINTNLTGVYNVTRAVVPSMVKKRKGVIINISSVVGFTGNVGQVNYSATKSALIGFTKSLAKELGGRGIRVNAVAPGYITTDMTKAIPEKIKAELLKSIPLRREGEPREVADACLFLASDMASYITGTTLHVNGGLF
- a CDS encoding DUF2391 family protein, producing the protein MEEKKIEEIERELHNIEEQLKEINSRFKLQEGFKFSDFIQEIAGATLMAFPFAANSDVWELSQKMSNLHALLLVVLIVVGLYFVIKYGKIGNWKVQNVGGFVPLRLITILAVSFTVSALALLILGVYPAIVDSKEWFLRAVVLVSLFSVMGSFGLDAAK
- a CDS encoding EAL domain-containing protein; protein product: MEILKRISLKKRLILLVLIFAVPFQLLTGYAILTGVNKVTKLNNEIKGIEHAKRYTNLIFLLQRHRGLLYIYMNGFSDPKVKEELLKLEEEMNGYFEECIEKCEDEEIKRRLESFNKEYRELKLPVVLKLRPDEAFRLHTDLIERFIKLLRSEAIKHGIVTDPNVKVRILADATLLELPNLVEIEGQLRGLGSGYLAKGEITPEERGRIVDLYSSLNSYENLIVWTLKNASLKGVQEELQSTRQSIQRLAAIVKTLFLTGEEGRINPLTYFNEATQTVNRTFLFYDFLSLKLEKFLIRVRNGAVAELTLTVLVSATLSGVALLFIAKIYRLTTASLDELTRVANQVSKGNFKVQAKIVVPDETGEVAKALNFAVNRVNETVRELRRTQNRLKKLLYYDTLTNLPNREKLVEEVKKLRKPVICLIDVTNFRFINEIYGEKCGDEILKELAYRLSSLFPGRVYRLYSDDFALMLEGEEFSEKRLREALGSIEAKPFHCNGLEVSVSLTAGVCIGREGSEKLINHAEVALNEAREQNRKVVILKESELPKQTYRRNLELLKELQSALKENRILLLYQPILNNSTDRVERFEALVRIKTKNGEILRPNEFLPIAVRAKLYHELSRQVITRALADFRELPFGVSINLGYPDITSKETKATITETLSRFPNPHRVTFEILESYSIESYQQVREFIKKVKKLGCSIAVDDFGAGFSNLKHLIELQVDYLKIDGSIISRLLKDKEAQVLCEAIVSLAQELKVKTVAEFVSSEELLRKVKELKVDYSQGNFIGKPMEIEKVKKLFL